One Planktothrix tepida PCC 9214 genomic window, ATTTTATTTCTGTTAATTCTGGTTGAATTATTCCGCTTGTTAATTATTTATTTACAAGAAAAACGGATTTCAATTGGAGTTGCTGTAGAAGTTTCTATTGTCTCGGTGTTACGAGAAGTTATTGTGAAAGGGGTTTTAGAAACCGAATGGATTCAAATTTTAGCAACGGGTGGATTTTTATTAGTTTTAGCTGTGATTTTATTAGTCCGTGTTTGGATTCCGCCAACCTTTGAAGGAATTGATCCTGAGCGTCGGATTACGCAGCGTTATAAATGGATACAAACCCCTCAATCTCATACAGATTCAGTAGAAATTTCTTCCCCTAACTAATTGAACCCAGAAATATTAACTCAGTCAGGGCTATTTAATCAATAAAACAGCCTTGGCTTTGAGTACAAAATCAACTCGTGCTGTATTAGCACTAGCTTTTGATGAGATTTATTTTTAATGCCTCTTACAACTTTAAATCCTAGCCAGGAGTTTTAACATTCTCTGCAAATCCAAAGTTAAGGGTTGGAGGTTCTAAATTAGGAATCATGATATCAATCCCTGGGGGTAAAGGCGGTAATTTAGGCGTTCCGGTTTCTGCATCCGTCGTTTTTTCTGCTAATTTGGCAATAAACTCTGACGAGGGAACTTCTGCCACCTTCATCGTATTTAATAATTGAGCTAGTGCCACTTCAATATCATTACGCGGGTCAATAGCAACCCATCCTTGACTGGTAAGTTTTCGCAACTCAAAGTGTAAATGGGGCCCGGTTGATAGCCCGGTACTTCCGACTCGTCCAATCACGTCCCCTTGTTTAACGGTTTCTCCCGGTTTAACAAACAGTTCCGATAAGTGACCATAAAGGGTTTCCTGGGACTTTTCCGTGTGATTGAGGACAACGGCCATCCCATAACCGCCTAACCAATCTGCAATCGACACCTGACCCGAATAGGACGCCACAACGGGAGTTCCTTCATCAGCCCCTAAATCAATTCCCGTGTGAAAACGGCCATAACCGAGAACCGGATGTTCTCGCCAACCAAACAACGAAGTAATCGGTGCTGGAATACTCAAAGGGAAAAGAACGCTAGTATCCCCATTTCCCCGAACCGCCGCAGGTCGTTGGGTGCGATTATAATAAGCCAAACCCGAATTGCTCATGCTGCTCACGGCAATTGGGCCGACTTGAATCGGACTAAACCCACTAACAGCGACTTCTCCAGAGTATGACCCACCTGACCCATAATCAACAGGTTCAGGTTGCCA contains:
- a CDS encoding phosphate-starvation-inducible PsiE family protein, which gives rise to MHNPLEPLPEFKPTWLGRFRIINTLEMIQDLIVISLCIGLFCFMVLQLREMFFSLLPPLNFQEVTADILFLLILVELFRLLIIYLQEKRISIGVAVEVSIVSVLREVIVKGVLETEWIQILATGGFLLVLAVILLVRVWIPPTFEGIDPERRITQRYKWIQTPQSHTDSVEISSPN